The bacterium nucleotide sequence TGTTGCCGGGTCTGCCTGAGTTGCACAGGCTTTATGTGGACGATCAGCTATTTCCTGTATTCCGCAAACGGCAGATGCCTCGTCAACGTCCGGACTACGCGGAGTACGTCGAGACTCTAGGACTCGATGTGGAGACTGACCCCTTTGAGGTCATGGCCCGCAACGAGGGTCGCAAGATGACCGACCGCATCGAAGTGTTCGCTCCTCCTCGTCGGACCGAAAACGGCAATCTCACCGCTCTGTTCTTCGCCCGAGGAGTGCGACATCTCGAAGGGGCTTCGGACGCAGTGGCCGGTTTGCGGCCGGGAGACCGTCTGAGCCTCTTAGATGAGCCCAAAAACTCAACAAACCCGCAGGCAATTCTCATCAACACTCGGAACAACAAGACCGTGGGCTGGATCCCCGACTATCTGCTGGACACCGTCCACGATCTTCGCGATCTCATCGGGGAAGACGACATCATGATCACTGCCGAACACGTCAACCCCCCTGAAGTAGAGCCCTACATGCGACTTATCTGCCGGCTGACCGCTCCCTGGCCGGAAAACTATGAGCCGCTGTCCGGCCCACAGTTCCAACCCATCGTTGCCTGATTCGCGATAGCAAGCACCTCAAGCTCTGAACGGGCCTACAAAAGCGCACTGGCGACCAGTCGTCACTCCTGTCGAAGTGCCTTCTCCAAGGCGTCTCGCACCCTTTGTGGAACGGCTTTGCCTAACCTCTTGGTGAAGCGCTCAGTCAGTTCTTTGGCAATGGCATTTGCCACCCCCGCTTCCGAAAGCGCTTGAGCCAGCGCCCGCCGGAATTCGCGATCCTTCCCCGCTTCTGATGCATTAGCCATCATCGGCATCACCAAGACAGCTGTTCGATCGGCGATGGCCCTGATCCGATCGGGAGGCAGAACCCTTCTTATCGCCTGCTCCGCAGCCCGAGTCGATCTTGTCTGGGCCACCGATTGTCCTGCTTGCGTGACCCTCTTCGCCACCAGATTCGTAGCCACTTTTGCCTTGGCCATCTTGAGTGCCCTTAACCCTGCTCTCGCTACCTTGGCCCCTCGGCCACCTCGGGCCGCAACTGCCGCCACCGGTCCACTCCCCGAAGTTGCAGCGGTCACCGCTGCCAGTTTCACCGCCTCGACAAGTAGGCCAGGAAGTCTCTCGTAGACGACAAAGGTCAGTTTCTCCTCAATCTTGTCAGCAAGCAGTCGGATGTCTTCTTCAGATGGAGTCTTCATCCCAGTTCGGGGCCGAGGATGGAGACGAAGGAGACCATTTCGCCGGGGTAGCCGCCGAGGTTGTGGACCAGGCCGAGGTTGCGGTTGGACAGGTCGATTTGGCGGTCGTCGCCGGCTTGGCCGCGGAGTTGGAGCCAGCACTCGTAGTGCATGCGCAGGCCGGAGGCCCCCACGGGGTGGCCGAACGCCTTGAGGCCACCGTCGGTGTTGATGGGCATGTCGCCGTTGCGCTCAAAAGTCCCGGCCAGCACCTCTTTCCAGGCGGTGCCCCGCTCGCAGAAGCCCAGGTCTTCCATGAGCACCATCTCGGTGGGGGTGAAGCAGTCGTGAACTTCGGCCATAGCCAGTGCCGGGCGGGGGTCGTCGATTCCCGCCTGGCGGTAGGCGTCGGCTCCGGCCATCTCGCACTCCGGGAACGTGGTGTAGTCGTAGTCGGGGTCGATGAGCCCGCCACCGGTGCCCGACACGAACGACAGCGCCTTGATGTACAGCGGGTCGTCGCAGTACTTGTGGGCATCTTCAGCTCGCACCACGATGGCGGCGGCCGAACCGTCAGCCACGCCGGAGCAGTCGAACACTGACAGCCGCCCGGCCACCGAGGCCATCTCGCAGATCTTTTCGGCCGGCATCTCCCGGCGGAACTGGGCCAGCGGGTTGAGCGCCCCATTGCGGTGGTTCTTCTCGGCAATTTTGGCCACCACCATGCGCAGTTCGTCCTCGTCCACCCCGTAGCGGGCGGCGTAGGCCGGGAGCACCAGGCTGTACATGGCCGCGGCGGTCAGGTTCCGCTTGGTGCCGTCGTGGGGGGCGGGGGCGGCGTTCAATCCCTGATAGCCGGAGTCCTTGATCTTCTCCACCCCGATGGCCATGGCTATGTCGTAGGCCCCGCTGGCCACCGCATAGGAGGCTTGGCGCAGTGCCTCCGAGCCGGTGGCGCAGAAGTTCTCCACCCGGGTGACCGGCTTGCCTTCCAGCTTCAGGGGCTGGCTCAGCGTGAGTCCGCTCATGCCACTTGATGCCGTGCCCAGCCAGAATGCGTCCACATCGTCTTTGGCCACGCCGGCGGAGTCGAAAGCGGCGGTGGCGGCGTCGATCAGCAAGTCGTCGGTTCCCTTGTCCCAGTGCTCCCGGAATTGGGTACAACCCATTCCTATGATCGCCACCTGGTCTTTGATGCCATGACTGGCCATCGGTCGCCTCCTAGTCTCCCGATGAAGACCGCGCCGGGCGGGCCTTCCAGAAATAGTTGTAGATGCCCTCGGCCTCGTACAGCCGCCGAAACGTCATCTCCACCCGCTGGCCGATGCGGACCGCGTCGGGATCCACGTCGGTCAACTCAACCGGGAGCCGCCCGCCCCCGTCGAAGTCCACCACTGCGAACACCACCGGCGGGCTTACCGAGTACACCAGCCGGTCGATGGTGAAGGTCACCACGGTGGCCCCGACGTCGGCCATGGGCGCCGGGTCCATGGCATCGAGATCGTCCTCGGGGCGGATGGACACCCGGGCCGGCGGCAGGTGCAGCGTTCCGCTCTCGGTCCCCCGGCTGCCCACGAACCCGTACTTCCAGTCCTGGGCTCGGGCCGCGGCCGACGACGACGGTCGGGTTGGCTCGGGTCGATTCGGGGGCTGCACCTGGATCATGTCCCGCCACTGCAAGAACGTGGCGTAGCTCACCTCGGCGCCAGCAGCGATCTGGTCGGCCACGGGAAGGGCAGACGCGTAAGCGGCCAACGCCTCAGTGGCCCGCAGAATCAGAACCTCCGCCCCGTCAGCCAGCATCACCACCGCGATGGTCTGGCCGGGTTCGGCCTGCTCCAACTCATTGGCCAACAACAATCCCGGATGGGCCGTGCCGGTATTGCCCACCACCGCGCCCAAGTCGTCGGCCACCCGAGCCGCTCCGAGCTGGCCGGCCACCCGCTTGACCGCTCGGCCGTGAGACCCGGTCACCACCGCCACATCCACATCGTCGGCTCCGATGCCCGCCGCGCCCAGCGCCTCTTTCCAGGCTTGGTCAGCCAGCGGGCCGTAGCGGGTCTCGCCAAAGCGCTCCTCCCATTGGCCGGTGCTGGGCGAGCCCGGCTGGCGCCAACGGTCCACGAATTCCTCGGTGGCCGATGCCGAACCCAGCAACTCGGCCACCATCGGCCCGTCGTCCTCTGTGCCGATCAAGAATGCGGCGGCGCCGTCGCCGCCAGTGGCCTCATCGGCACCGGTAGGCAGTCCGCCTCTCTTGTCGGCGGTCACCACCAACGTCGGTCCAATCGCATCCAGGGCAGTCCGCAGCGCCCCGATGCCAGAGCGCACCGCGCCCCCGAAGTCCAGCGCGCTCGCGGAGGAATCCAACCGAAGGGCGGCGTGGATGGCGGTGGCGTTGGTTTTCTCCAGATAGGCGGGATCGGCGGTGGCAAACCACAACGCCCGGGGCTCGGCATCAGCAGGGCGCAGCGCCAGTCGGGCTGCCTCCACCCCCATGGTGGTGGTGTCCTCGTCGTAGGAAGCCACCGATCGGGTGCCCCGCCCACCGCCTTTGCCCATGACCGCGGCGATGGCCGACCGGTCCAAGCGCCGGTACGGCACGTAGCCCCCGAAGCTGATAACGCCTCGCATACCGCCGAAGTGTACGCCTGACACCACTGACATCCGGGGTCGTAGTGTGTCCCCCATGAGCTTTGAGCCCAGCGCCGAGGTGCGGCGCATCCGCGACGCCATCGACCATCCGATCATCGATTCCGACGGCCATATCGTCGAGTTTCTCCCCGAAGTCCACGACATCATGGCCACCGTCGGCGGTCCCGAGCTGGTGGACAAGTTCAAGGTCGTGGAGTACGGGGCGCGGAAGTCCATCGATCTGACCCTGGAGCAGCGCCGGGCCGCCGGGATGATGCGCTCGGCGTGGTGGGGGCTGCCGGCCCGAAACACCCTCGACCGGGCCACCGCCCTGCTGCCCAAGCTGCTGTACGAGCGACTGGACGAGATCGGGATCGACTTGGCCGTGCTCTACCCCACCTACGGGCTGACCTGCATGGGCCTCGAAGACGAGGACCTGCGCGTCGGGGCGGCAAGGGCGTTCAACCTCTACTTCCATCAGGCATACGAGCCCTACTCCGACCGCCTCATGCCGGTGGCCATCATCCCCATGTTCACCCCCGACGAAGCCATTGCCGAACTGGACTTCGCAGCGGGCGAACTGGGCATGCGCCCGGTGATGATGACCGGGCTGGTGCCCCGGCCGGTGGACCGGGAGAACACCAGCCACCGCCACGCCCGCCGCATGGACACCCTGGGCATGGACTCCCCCTGCGACTACGACCCGGTGTGGCAGCGGTGTACCGAACTCGGCGTGTCGCCCACCTTCCACTCCGCGGGCATGGGCTGGGGCAGCCGCACGTCGGAGACCAACTACGTGTACAACCACCTGGGCAACTTCGCCGCTGCCGGCGAGGCCCTGTGCCGGGCGGTGTTCATGGGCGGGGTGGCCCACCGCTTCCCCGAACTCCGGTGGGCCTTCCTGGAAGGGGGCGTGGCTTGGGGGGTCAACCTGCTGTCTGATGTGATCGGCCACTGGGAGAAGCGCAACCGCGACGCCATCGGACACTACGACCCCGCCGCGGTGGACATGGACGAGCTGGGCCAGCTCTTTGACAAATTTGGGACGGAAGCGGCCAACAGCCACCGCGACCGCCTCCAAGAAGCGCTGCACATGCTGAGCGAGCCCGACGAAGACCCGGCCACCATCGATGAGTTCGCCCTCAGCGGGGTGGACACCGTGGAAGACATCCTGGCCATCTGGGACCGGTTCCATTTCGGTTGCGAAGCCGACGACCCCATGACCGCTATCGGGTTTAACCGGAAGGTGACCCCGAGGGGCCAAGTGGTGAAGGGCATCTTCGCCTCCGACGTGGGCCACTGGGATGTCCCCGATGTGCGAGAAGTGCTGCCCGAGGCCTACGAGTTGGTGGACGACGGCATCCTCAATGAGGCCGACTTCCGGGCCTTCACCTTCGAGCACCCGATGTCGCTTTGGGCTGGCACGAACTCCGACTTCTTCAAGGGCACCGTCATCGAAGAAGCCCTGTAGAGACTTCTTGCTGTGAGCACTTGGGAAGGCCGGGTCGAAGACTTCGACCTGCTGACCGGCCGAGCCCGCTTTGGCGGTGACCTCAATGTTGAGAGTGCGCTATGGCTGGGCTTCGTGCGGTCACCGGTGGCCCGGGCAACCATTGCCGGTATCGACACATCGGCCGCCGAAGCCCTCGAAGGCATTGTCGGAGTATTCACTGCCGATGATCTTGCGCTGATCACCCAGCCGAGCGTGGAAGGCATCACCCCCACAGAGATCAGCCGACCCCCGCTGGCCCAGGGATCGGTGGCCTATGTCGGTGAGGCAGTAGCCGCCATCGTTGGGGTCAGCGAAGCAATCGCGGCCGATGCCTGCGAACTAGTTGAGGTCAGCTACGAGCCGCTGCCCCCACTCTCCGACCTGTCCTCTGCCACCGGCGAGGATGCACCGCTCCTGCATCCCCGGCACGGGTCCAACGTCGTGCTCACCGTCCCATCCGGCAATCCCACCGCGGTCCGTTCTGCTCTCGAACAGGCCGAAGTAGCCGTCACCCTCTCTCAGCACTATCCCCGGGTGGCGTGCTCTCCCATTGAGGGTATTGCTGGTCTTGTCGTCCCCCACGGCGACCGGGTGGTAGTCCATGTCAACTCCCAAATGCCTGCTCTCACCCACGACGAGCTGGCCCGCACCTTGGCCTTGCCCGACGATCAGATCAGCGTGGTGGTACCCCCCATCGGAGGCGGCTTCGGAGGAAAGTGCTGGGGCGAGAACGGCCTGTTTGCCGTGGCCGCGCAATTGGCCCAGCGACTGAACCGGCCGCTGCGCCTCGTTCAAACCCGCCCTGAGAATCTGCTGTCGATGCAGGCCCGGGATCAAGACCAGAGCATCACGCTGGCCGCCGACCAATACGGGACTGTCACCGCGCTGACAGCCGAGGTGAGCGCAGATGTGGGCGGGTACGCCGGGATGGGCGCATTTGAGCCGCTGCAAACCCAGCGGCTGCTCCCCGGCCCCTATCGGATCGACCGGGTTGCGGTCACCGCTTCGGCGGTGATGACCAATACAGTCCCCACCGGCCCCTACCGAGGCCCGGGCCGAGCCGAGGCCATTGGGCTCTTGGAGCGGGCCATGGACAACTTGGCGCGAGCTCTGAATCTGGACCCGGCGGAGATCCGCCGCCGCAACCTGCTTCGGCCCGATGACTTCCCCCGACAGACCCCTGGCGAACTGCTCATGGATGAAGCCAACCATCTTGGTGCCTTGGAGCAGGCTCTCCAAGAGATCGGATACCAACAACTACGGGAAGACCAAGCTGCCCTCAGAGTCTCGGAAAAGCCCCGGCTCCTCGGCATCGGCATCAGCTGCTGGGCCGATTTCACTGGCCGCCACGAGCCTTGCCAGCCGGCCTCGGCCCGGGTGACCGACGACGGCCGCATCGAGATTGATGCGGGCACCGCCCCCATCGGTCAGGGAATGCAGACTGTTGTCGCCCGCTTAGCTGCCGACGCCTTGGATGTAGACCCTGCCCTGATTATGGCCGCCACCCCCAACACCGGCCGCTTCCGCTCTGCGTTGGGCAGCTTTGGATCGCGATCGGCTTCGCTGGCCGGCAGCTCTACCGTCCAGGTAGTTGGCCGATTGCGCGACAAGCTGAAAGAACGGGCCGCCGAGTTGCTCGAAGCCGCAGTAGACGACATCGAGCTCCACCCCGACGCCACCCTGGGCATCCGGGGCACCCCCTCAGCCAGCATCGCACTAACCGACTTGGCCGGAACCGAGGCCACCGCGGCCTTCGACCAAGGCCAGCCCACCTTCTCCGGTGGCACCCACGTGGCCGTTGTAGAAGTCGACACCGAGACCGGCAATGTGGACCTGATCCGCCATGTGGCCGTCACCGACTGCGGCAGGGTGCTCAGCGAGATGCAAGCCTCAGGCCAGGTGCAAGGTGGCGCCGTGCAAGGCATCGCCGTCGCCCTCTTCGAGGAGATGCGCTACGACGCCGACGCAAACCCGCTTACCGTTAGCTTGGCCGACTACCTCGTACCCGCAGCGAGCGATGTCCCCGAAGTGGAAACCCGCTTCACCGAAACCCCCACCGACCGCAACCCCCTCGGCGCCAAGGGAGTGGCCGAGAGCGGCACCATCGCCGCGCCCCCCGCCGTCCAGAACGCCATCATCGACGCCCTCGCCCCCTTCGGCGTCACCCACATCAACATGCCCTGCACACCAGAACGGATCTGGCAAGCCCTCCGCACCAACCAGATATGACGGCCAACTGATCGCGTCTAGCCGTCATGCAGCTCATGCTTCGAGATTGGAGCAGGTCGTAGGAGCCACTTAAGGAGGCGTCGGAGTGGCCTCTCTAGGGGCGAGGGCGGGGAGGGCCGGGTCAAAGTTGAGTGGGACGTAACCGGAATGGTCGACAAACTCGTCTCGGGGCCAAGTTGCTGTTGCCCTGTACACCGTGCCGTCCATCGTCAACTCGACGTCGTAGGTGAATGGTGCCTCACCCAGAGCCGCAGCCCGCAGAGCATCGCTCCTGTTGACGTCCAGACTCACCAATCCGGGGCTGCGGCAACCTTCCGGCCTGTCTTCTACGTAACGCACTTCAGTGCTGGCGCCGTTGGCGGCTGTGACAATCACGGTGGCAGAAGCCGAGTCAGGTGTAATGGCAAGCCCCGAAATCGACATTCCGGCGGCGTAGGTGGTCACCTGCCCGTCGTCGAACCACAACAGCCCCATGTTGGCCTTCGGCACCGGCAGAACGCCATCAACCGTCATCTCCCACACGAACGAGGAGATCACGTCGCCGCCCGGACCGCTGCCGTATACATCGACGATGTAGGCACCGGCGAAGCCCTGCGGTACCAGTTTGTGGACGGTGGGTGCGATGCGGGCGAGCGGCTCCGTCTGGGAACGGCCGCACCCTTCTTCGTCACCAATCTGAAAGGTTGTCGCGCTGAATTCCCATCCGGCCACGGGAAACTCGACATAGAGGGGTCCAGCCCCGCGCACCCGTTCAAGTTCGTCAACGAGATCGGGAACGCCGTCAGCGCAGTAGTCCGAATATGTGCCGTCAGAACCGATGAAGTCGATCCAGCATGTAGTCCAGATTGTTAGCTCAAAAGAGGTTCCATGGCCGGTGACTCTGATCGTCGGCGGCTCGCGCGTCTCTCCCTGGCGCACAAGATCACGTATCATCACCTCCGGTGGCACGGCGCTGTAGTCCTCCGGAGCGAGACTTTCGGGAGGGCGGCCAAGATACGCATCTGGACGATTCTCGAGTTCAGGCTCCGCGGCAGACAATCCATCTTCTGATACCGGAGAGGGTGTGCCGTGGTCTTGGAGAGCCGACGGCGTAGCTGAAGGTAGGGCCGCGGGCGATGGCTCCTCTGTGGGCGTTGCTGTGCCGGGGTCGAGGGCTTGTTCCAGAATCGACGGGTCTGACTGGCAACTTGTGGCCAGAAGCATCAGTCCGACCACCAGTCCTATCAGCCTCGGCACCGATATCTGCACGGGCTCCATCAAATCATGGCGACAGGGCCTGCGGGGGTTTGGGGGCGTGGGCTCAGGCGGCGGCCTGGTGTTGGCGGGGCGTGGGCTCAGGCGGCGGCCTGGTGTTGGCGGGGCGTGGGCTCAGGCGGCGGTCAGTTGCTCAGCGGGCGGTGGGTGGGCTGTGGGGCTGGGCCGGGGTGGGGGCAGCAGGCGGTTCCGGCCCGTTGCAGAATCGCGCCCGAGAATGTGACCGTGTTTGTGGACTTTCCTATGGCACTTGGGGCACAGCAGCACCAGGTTGGGCATGTCGGTGGGCCCGTTGTGGTCCCATGGTTGGATGTGGTGGCCGTCGCATACTTGGGGTCGGATGCCGCAGCCAACGCAGCCGCGGTCTCTGCGGTACAGGGCCAGCTTCTGGGCTTTGGTGGGTGCTCTTTGGGCTCTTCCCATGTAGAGGGGCTGCCCGTCGGCTGCGAAGATCATCGGCACGATCTGCGCGTCGCAGGCGAGGCGGCGGAGCTCGTCGAGCTCGATGGGCGTCCCGTCGATCAGCCCGGCGTTTTGGAGCCGGCCCTCGATGGCGTCGTAGTCGGCGGAGATCACCAGCACCGTCTTCTGCGGCCTGATGCCGCAGTCCGGCGCCACCGCCGCCACCTCGTTTGGGATCCCGCAGCCAGAGGTGCCTTCCGCTACAGCGTTGGCGGTCTCGGCGGGCTGCTGGGTGATGAGCGCGACCAGCGCGTCGGCGTTGCGCTGCTCGAAGGTGCGGATGGGGTCGAAGGCGATGTCGTCGCCGAGCATCTTGGTGCTCATGGCGTCAACAGCGATTTTGACCCGCTCGCCGGACACCTGGTCCAGTTCGGCGTGCAACACGACCATGCCGCCGCTGCTGTCGAACACCTTGAAGGAGCGGCGGGCTCTTTGGCGCTCGGCGCGGCCCATCCCGTCATCGGCGCGACGCTGGTCCTCGCGGGCGGCGACTGACTTCTTGAACTCGTCGTGGCCCTGCCAGCCGCCCAGATCCAGCAACTCCTGCTGGTCTTGTTCGCTCATCGGCGCCCGCTTGTGCGACTCGGCGACCAGCGCGCCCTGGTCCGCGGAGATGTGCCCGTCTTGGACTGCGCCAAGAATCTGCGGCATGGCTGTGAGGCTCTCGGCCGTCTTGGCCAGCCGGCGGGCCCGGTAGGCGCTGATACCGAATTGGTGGCACACCGTCGCCGCCGCGCCCGGCCCTTCGAGCTCGCCGTAACGCACGACCAACCCGACCAGATAGCCCTCCGCCCGGCGGCGCAACAGATCAGCCTCGCCCATCAAACCCAACAGCTCCGAAGCGCCGGCCTCCGAATAGTCCGGGAACGCAAAACCCTCAGCAGCACCGTCGTCGGCACCGCCTGTACTGGGATTCAACGTAAATTCCATAGATGAAATTATACCAACCCCAGTGACACATTCCCCCCTGAAATATGCCTGAAAATATGAAAAAACTCAGCCAGCGACCGAAATCGATCTAGACGGTCAGTCCGTAGAGCTCGGCGCAGTTGTCGCGGAGGACTCGGTCAAGTTGGTGATCGGTCATGTGGGTGGTCTGCTCGGTGAGCATTTCTTGCGACCACGGCCAGGTGGCGTCGGAGTGGGGGTGGTCGTTGGCCCACATCACCCGGTTCTCGTTCATCAGGTCGAGCAGCTTGAATGCCACCCAGTCGTCCTGAAAGGTGAGGTACACGTTCTCTCGGAAGTAATCGCTGGGATTCTTGGACAGCTCGGCGCTCTCCAACCAGTTGCGATGCCGGTTGTAGGCGTGGTCGGCCCGATACATCCAGTGGGGCGCCCAGCCGGCGTCGGCCTCCACGCACACCACCTGCAAATCGGGATGGCGCTCGAACACGCCGCCGAAGATCAGCGTGCCGATGATGTCCTGGTTGCCCCGGATAATCCCCAGAAACGAGTTGATCTTCGGCCCTCGGAAGTGAGCGGCCATGGGGTGGTCGTTGCCCGAGGTGAGGATGTGGAACGACAGCGGCATCCCAATCGACACCGCCGCCTCCCAGAATGCGTCGAAATCGGGATGGTCGTAGTCGAGGCCGGAGGCCGCGTAACCGGGAAGCATGACCCCCTTGAGCCCTAAGTCCCGCATGGCCTCCAGGTCGGCGATGGCCTCGTCCACGGAGCGAATCGCGGTCTGGCCCAGGCCGATGAGCCGCTCCGGGGAGTGGGAGTTGAACTCGGCTATCCAGCGGTTGTAGGCGTCGAAGCAGGCCTTCTTGTAGTCGCCGTCGGGGTGGTTGCAAATGGTCATCCCTACCGACGGATAGATCACCTCGGCCACCACGCCGTCGCGGTCCTGCTCTTCCAGTCGGGCCACCGGGTCGTAGCCGCCGGGGTGCAGCTCCTCCCAGCGAGTGCCGCTGGAGATGCTGATCTCATGCCAGCTCTTGCCCGCCGCGGCGATCATGCCGAAAGGCATCCGGTTGCGACCGTTGTCGATCGACATGAACACGCCCATGTCATCGGCCCAATCCACCCGCGGCGCTCGGTCTCGGAACTTGGGATCGATGTAGTCGATGTAGGTGTTGTCGGGCTCGGTCACGTGCGAATCAGCCGAAATACAAGGGCGAACGGGGGTAACGGTGCTCATCTTCTGAACCTCTTCTATCTCGTGTCACTGAGACAACCACCAACGGTAGTAGCTAGCGTTTCCCCCATGAGCAGCCAGCGATCCGCCGCCGACATCCGAGCCGACCTCGGCCATCCCGTTATCGACGCCGATGGGCACGTGTTCGAGCACTACCCAGCCCTGCACCAGTACTGCCTCGACGAGGGGCTTGAGGGAGGGCTTTACCCCTACATGTCAAGCTGCTCGTTCAACGGAGAGCGCAATTGGAGCGGCCTGTCGCCTGACGAACGGCTGGCCCAGCGCTCCTTCCGGGGTCCGTGGTGGGCCCTGCCGCTGGGCAACACCCGCGACTTCGCCACCGCGGTGTCACCCGCGCTTTTCCGCGACCGAATCGAAGAGCTGGGAATGGACTTCGCGGTGTGCTACCCCAGCATCGGACTCAATTTTCCCGCCTACAAAGACGACGAGGTCCGCAACAAGCTCTGCCGAGCCCTCAATCGGTACTTGGCCGACAGCTACCAAGGCCTGCAAGACCGCCTGACTCCGGTAGCCGCCATTCCCACCCACACCCCCGAAGAGGCCATTGAGCATCTCGAGTTCGCGGTCACCGAATTGGGCTTCAAGGCAGTGATGATCGGCGGATTCGTGCCCCGACAATTACCGGCCGGCGGGGAGATGGCCACCTGGATCGACTCGCTGGGCCTCGATTCGGCCTACGACTACGACCCCCTCTGGCAGCGGCTAGTTGACCTG carries:
- a CDS encoding acetyl-CoA acetyltransferase, with product MASHGIKDQVAIIGMGCTQFREHWDKGTDDLLIDAATAAFDSAGVAKDDVDAFWLGTASSGMSGLTLSQPLKLEGKPVTRVENFCATGSEALRQASYAVASGAYDIAMAIGVEKIKDSGYQGLNAAPAPHDGTKRNLTAAAMYSLVLPAYAARYGVDEDELRMVVAKIAEKNHRNGALNPLAQFRREMPAEKICEMASVAGRLSVFDCSGVADGSAAAIVVRAEDAHKYCDDPLYIKALSFVSGTGGGLIDPDYDYTTFPECEMAGADAYRQAGIDDPRPALAMAEVHDCFTPTEMVLMEDLGFCERGTAWKEVLAGTFERNGDMPINTDGGLKAFGHPVGASGLRMHYECWLQLRGQAGDDRQIDLSNRNLGLVHNLGGYPGEMVSFVSILGPELG
- a CDS encoding OB-fold domain-containing protein, producing the protein MSVVSGVHFGGMRGVISFGGYVPYRRLDRSAIAAVMGKGGGRGTRSVASYDEDTTTMGVEAARLALRPADAEPRALWFATADPAYLEKTNATAIHAALRLDSSASALDFGGAVRSGIGALRTALDAIGPTLVVTADKRGGLPTGADEATGGDGAAAFLIGTEDDGPMVAELLGSASATEEFVDRWRQPGSPSTGQWEERFGETRYGPLADQAWKEALGAAGIGADDVDVAVVTGSHGRAVKRVAGQLGAARVADDLGAVVGNTGTAHPGLLLANELEQAEPGQTIAVVMLADGAEVLILRATEALAAYASALPVADQIAAGAEVSYATFLQWRDMIQVQPPNRPEPTRPSSSAAARAQDWKYGFVGSRGTESGTLHLPPARVSIRPEDDLDAMDPAPMADVGATVVTFTIDRLVYSVSPPVVFAVVDFDGGGRLPVELTDVDPDAVRIGQRVEMTFRRLYEAEGIYNYFWKARPARSSSGD
- a CDS encoding xanthine dehydrogenase family protein molybdopterin-binding subunit, whose product is MSTWEGRVEDFDLLTGRARFGGDLNVESALWLGFVRSPVARATIAGIDTSAAEALEGIVGVFTADDLALITQPSVEGITPTEISRPPLAQGSVAYVGEAVAAIVGVSEAIAADACELVEVSYEPLPPLSDLSSATGEDAPLLHPRHGSNVVLTVPSGNPTAVRSALEQAEVAVTLSQHYPRVACSPIEGIAGLVVPHGDRVVVHVNSQMPALTHDELARTLALPDDQISVVVPPIGGGFGGKCWGENGLFAVAAQLAQRLNRPLRLVQTRPENLLSMQARDQDQSITLAADQYGTVTALTAEVSADVGGYAGMGAFEPLQTQRLLPGPYRIDRVAVTASAVMTNTVPTGPYRGPGRAEAIGLLERAMDNLARALNLDPAEIRRRNLLRPDDFPRQTPGELLMDEANHLGALEQALQEIGYQQLREDQAALRVSEKPRLLGIGISCWADFTGRHEPCQPASARVTDDGRIEIDAGTAPIGQGMQTVVARLAADALDVDPALIMAATPNTGRFRSALGSFGSRSASLAGSSTVQVVGRLRDKLKERAAELLEAAVDDIELHPDATLGIRGTPSASIALTDLAGTEATAAFDQGQPTFSGGTHVAVVEVDTETGNVDLIRHVAVTDCGRVLSEMQASGQVQGGAVQGIAVALFEEMRYDADANPLTVSLADYLVPAASDVPEVETRFTETPTDRNPLGAKGVAESGTIAAPPAVQNAIIDALAPFGVTHINMPCTPERIWQALRTNQI
- a CDS encoding amidohydrolase family protein; its protein translation is MSTVTPVRPCISADSHVTEPDNTYIDYIDPKFRDRAPRVDWADDMGVFMSIDNGRNRMPFGMIAAAGKSWHEISISSGTRWEELHPGGYDPVARLEEQDRDGVVAEVIYPSVGMTICNHPDGDYKKACFDAYNRWIAEFNSHSPERLIGLGQTAIRSVDEAIADLEAMRDLGLKGVMLPGYAASGLDYDHPDFDAFWEAAVSIGMPLSFHILTSGNDHPMAAHFRGPKINSFLGIIRGNQDIIGTLIFGGVFERHPDLQVVCVEADAGWAPHWMYRADHAYNRHRNWLESAELSKNPSDYFRENVYLTFQDDWVAFKLLDLMNENRVMWANDHPHSDATWPWSQEMLTEQTTHMTDHQLDRVLRDNCAELYGLTV
- a CDS encoding amidohydrolase family protein, yielding MSFEPSAEVRRIRDAIDHPIIDSDGHIVEFLPEVHDIMATVGGPELVDKFKVVEYGARKSIDLTLEQRRAAGMMRSAWWGLPARNTLDRATALLPKLLYERLDEIGIDLAVLYPTYGLTCMGLEDEDLRVGAARAFNLYFHQAYEPYSDRLMPVAIIPMFTPDEAIAELDFAAGELGMRPVMMTGLVPRPVDRENTSHRHARRMDTLGMDSPCDYDPVWQRCTELGVSPTFHSAGMGWGSRTSETNYVYNHLGNFAAAGEALCRAVFMGGVAHRFPELRWAFLEGGVAWGVNLLSDVIGHWEKRNRDAIGHYDPAAVDMDELGQLFDKFGTEAANSHRDRLQEALHMLSEPDEDPATIDEFALSGVDTVEDILAIWDRFHFGCEADDPMTAIGFNRKVTPRGQVVKGIFASDVGHWDVPDVREVLPEAYELVDDGILNEADFRAFTFEHPMSLWAGTNSDFFKGTVIEEAL
- a CDS encoding DUF222 domain-containing protein, whose protein sequence is MEFTLNPSTGGADDGAAEGFAFPDYSEAGASELLGLMGEADLLRRRAEGYLVGLVVRYGELEGPGAAATVCHQFGISAYRARRLAKTAESLTAMPQILGAVQDGHISADQGALVAESHKRAPMSEQDQQELLDLGGWQGHDEFKKSVAAREDQRRADDGMGRAERQRARRSFKVFDSSGGMVVLHAELDQVSGERVKIAVDAMSTKMLGDDIAFDPIRTFEQRNADALVALITQQPAETANAVAEGTSGCGIPNEVAAVAPDCGIRPQKTVLVISADYDAIEGRLQNAGLIDGTPIELDELRRLACDAQIVPMIFAADGQPLYMGRAQRAPTKAQKLALYRRDRGCVGCGIRPQVCDGHHIQPWDHNGPTDMPNLVLLCPKCHRKVHKHGHILGRDSATGRNRLLPPPRPSPTAHPPPAEQLTAA